From Anopheles arabiensis isolate DONGOLA chromosome 3, AaraD3, whole genome shotgun sequence, a single genomic window includes:
- the LOC120903963 gene encoding c-Myc-binding protein homolog gives MGNYKPIDLSKEEFRKYLDRQGVLDAITQVLVKCNSERPDNALAFVLDNLTEKYVPLKAKLQEAHEEIDRLKAELSALKVCDESKQQEQKQQQQQQPPPPAKPQDKRGDDAEEKKIDTAAAPQTNGVMEGAAAAGAAGEATTTGGGTTVKENDATTTTPPSTATVTGGSADSALKDASSDAPGTGAPPATAGAADAAEVKKESNTTTTTSAADTTESK, from the exons atGGGCAACTACAAG CCAATCGATCTGTCCAAGGAGGAGTTCCGGAAGTATCTGGACCGCCAGGGCGTGCTGGACGCGATAACGCAGGTGCTGGTGAAGTGTAACAGCGAGCGGCCGGACAATGCGCTCGCCTTCGTGCTGGACAATTTGACGGAAAAGTACGTGCCGCTGAAGGCGAAGCTGCAGGAAGCGCACGAAGAGATCGACCGGCTGAAGGCGGAGCTCAGTGCGCTGAAAGTGTGTGACGAGTCGAAACAGCAGgaacaaaagcagcagcagcagcagcaaccaccaccaccggcgaAGCCCCAAGACAAGCGCGGCGACGATGCGGAGGAGAAGAAAATCGATACCGCTGCTGCACCACAAACCAATGGGGTGATGGAGGGcgcagctgctgcaggtgcTGCCGGAGAAGCCACCACTACCGGTGGTGGGACCACCGTGAAGGAAAATGACGCAACCACGACGACTccgccgtccactgcaaccgTGACAGGTGGAAGCGCGGACAGTGCGCTCAAAGACGCATCGAGCGATGCCCCCGGGACAGGTGCACCACCTGCTACTGCCGGGGCCGCCGATGCTGCGGAAGTAAAGAAGgaatcaaacaccaccaccaccacctctgcCGCCGACACTACCGAGAGCaagtaa
- the LOC120902646 gene encoding uncharacterized protein LOC120902646 — MGEALSCRPHCLTIEQFVDRTSLDHRCDQLQRACVFVCGKCDKTKPPPNRSFTFFFNCCSSIFFFCFWLFRKCFFHPLIQCFCMIYTRFLSCHTRQLHHHHRPDTAALESQLVSAFRAAALPDNESLDLRQPSPLSPGADPHSQHHQQQQPHHHPLPPLPDYSRKRSHRHTDLPSFFQPGERTELMPGPKKAKFSAAATAAAAAVAANYYDNAYLSFEKSLRGAFGGGVDGIAGGPGSLLDGGSGAGSPLDPYGGAAGGHHHHLLSPINYTLTAEAINRRIRSTLGLGDEPDPMERALALNNGSKQGTPDECCPGMASPDWMMRRAAGSNASGPALADTRVYAHSPLPPGTPGALYEEHGKFATFSPTDATNTNATTLHDHDDNNNVDKKTFQE, encoded by the coding sequence ATGGGCGAAGCATTATCTTGCCGCCCACATTGTCTAACCATTGAGCAATTCGTCGACCGGACATCGTTGGATCATCGCTGCGACCAGCTGcaacgtgcgtgtgtgtttgtgtgtggaaagTGTGATAAAACAAAGCCTCCCCCAAATCGGTCATttacttttttcttcaattgttGTTCgtctattttctttttttgtttttggctgttTCGGAAATGTTTCTTTCACCCACTCATCCAATGTTTTTGCATGATTTACACGCGCTTCTTATCTTGCCACACACGCcaactccaccaccaccacagacCGGATACGGCGGCACTGGAAAGTCAGCTAGTATCGGCATTCCGGGCAGCTGCCCTTCCCGACAACGAATCGCTGGACCTGCGCCAACCATCGCCCCTCTCGCCCGGGGCCGATCCGCACTcccagcatcatcagcagcagcagccacaccaTCATCCGTTGCCACCCCTCCCGGACTACAGCCGCAAGCGGTCCCATCGGCATACGGATTTGCCCAGCTTTTTCCAGCCCGGCGAACGGACCGAGCTGATGCCGGGGCCGAAAAAGGCGAAATTCTCGGCCGCCGCAACAGCGGCCGCAGCGGCCGTCGCTGCCAACTACTACGACAATGCATATCTTTCGTTCGAGAAGAGCCTCCGGGGTGCGTTTGGGGGAGGTGTTGATGGGATAGCCGGCGGGCCGGGCTCCCTGCTCGATGGTGGCAGTGGAGCAGGTTCACCGCTCGATCCGTACGGTGGTGCGGCCGgtggccaccaccatcatctgcTGAGCCCGATTAACTACACGCTCACGGCGGAAGCGATCAACCGGCGCATCCGCAGCACGCTCGGGCTCGGTGACGAGCCGGATCCGATGGAGCGGGCGCTGGCACTGAACAACGGCAGCAAGCAGGGCACGCCGGACGAGTGCTGCCCGGGGATGGCCAGCCCGGACTGGATGATGCGTCGAGCGGCGGGTTCCAATGCCAGCGGACCGGCGCTGGCCGATACGCGTGTCTACGCACACAGCCCACTGCCACCGGGCACTCCGGGGGCGCTGTACGAGGAGCACGGCAAGTTTGCCACGTTTTCACCGACCGATGCAACGAACACGAACGCCACCACGCTGCACGACCACGATGATAACAACAATGTGGACAAAAAGACGTTCCAGGAGTAG